A section of the Rhodopirellula halodulae genome encodes:
- a CDS encoding DUF1956 domain-containing protein — translation MSRSQPDADTTDSRETVSGSVESGSVESGLPEPAQRLLNAAGPVFAQRGFDRATVREIANIADVNVASVSYYFGDKKGLYTAVIRSIRERRERAFPLPVLGQGTAQRDLELLVRTLLSRMLASDETGWESMLMMREMQHPTSAIDGLVRDYFKPLYDALCQTIGTLLPPLDANSSWQTDALVPQLALGVVGQCLHYRIGRPVLNHLIAPELLQKHYGSDALCRMITATTLAACQDQNVIQQHLLLESSTFPPAEDVACQSN, via the coding sequence TTGTCTCGCTCACAACCGGATGCTGACACGACCGATTCACGTGAGACCGTTTCTGGCTCTGTTGAATCAGGCTCCGTCGAATCAGGCCTGCCCGAACCGGCCCAACGTTTGTTGAACGCCGCGGGACCGGTGTTTGCCCAGCGAGGGTTCGATCGCGCCACCGTTCGCGAAATCGCGAACATCGCGGATGTGAATGTGGCTTCGGTGAGCTATTACTTCGGCGACAAAAAGGGCTTGTACACCGCCGTCATTCGATCCATCCGCGAGCGTCGCGAACGAGCGTTTCCTTTGCCGGTTCTGGGGCAGGGCACGGCTCAGCGCGATTTGGAATTGCTGGTTCGAACGTTGCTATCACGGATGTTGGCATCGGACGAAACCGGATGGGAATCAATGTTGATGATGCGTGAGATGCAACATCCCACATCCGCGATCGACGGCTTGGTCCGCGACTATTTCAAACCGCTTTACGACGCGCTTTGTCAAACCATTGGGACGCTGCTTCCGCCTTTGGATGCCAATTCGTCCTGGCAGACTGACGCACTGGTGCCCCAGTTGGCTTTGGGGGTCGTTGGCCAGTGTTTGCACTACCGGATTGGCCGCCCGGTGCTGAATCATTTGATCGCCCCCGAGTTACTTCAAAAGCATTACGGCTCGGATGCGTTGTGTCGCATGATCACGGCGACGACCTTGGCCGCTTGCCAAGACCAAAACGTGATCCAGCAACATCTCCTTCTCGAATCATCGACTTTCCCACCGGCGGAAGACGTCGCTTGTCAATCCAACTGA
- a CDS encoding HlyD family secretion protein codes for MTEDEPAVQAHGVSDGTPPEMEGPIASPYKHGNDVTSAPADNDSIKLVRSSNLTSWLLFNIGMPIALLAGAGGLVAALGSIQPSTRPPADQSRAGRLQALPAVEVVPIQSLADSGERLHLNSDGTVVPFREVILATEVAGRIIEKSDQCEAGQYVTAGTVLMRIDPTDYELAVQRLEQSQQSEYEQIREVDQELINSKRLLEIADADIELQSREVKRLEKLPEDFAARKELDTARRAVLQAEQQKVTYQNQIDLLRTRRSRLELAEQLAATQLKQAKIDLQRTEIRAPIDGVVVSEQAELNTFVARGNPVVTMEDTSKVEVATSLRMDQLYWVLNQKKLESPIDDLNAPANGAHRGYKLPPTSVEVHYQLSGRDDVSYVWDGQLLGYDGIGMDEQTRTVPVRVVVDQPQVFEVRRNDVADAAADPAVQNMVAAGPTALVRGMFVRLRLELDPAVPLVILPAEALKPGNRVWEFIPDETVLDQASEKVAAKTEEAEAAKPEAEPAAESIAKDGEESSESELVFDANAWSAGRLVIRQDVRPVDLLSTFGGTSDHWICEVPDQSIHGDSFVVVSPLGSIESDTFPVRAPAKSLSPESESAEETAAAESKLTKR; via the coding sequence ATGACAGAAGACGAACCTGCTGTTCAGGCACATGGCGTGTCCGATGGGACTCCGCCGGAAATGGAAGGGCCGATCGCTTCTCCTTACAAACACGGCAACGACGTGACGAGTGCTCCTGCTGACAACGACTCGATCAAGTTAGTGCGATCCTCGAATCTGACTTCGTGGTTGCTGTTCAACATCGGAATGCCGATTGCCTTGCTGGCTGGTGCTGGTGGATTGGTCGCCGCGTTGGGCTCGATCCAACCGTCCACGCGTCCTCCCGCGGATCAATCACGAGCCGGACGTTTGCAAGCCTTGCCCGCCGTGGAGGTCGTGCCCATTCAGTCTTTGGCCGACAGCGGCGAGCGGTTGCACTTGAACTCCGATGGCACCGTGGTGCCCTTTCGCGAAGTCATCTTGGCAACGGAAGTCGCCGGGCGAATCATCGAGAAATCCGACCAATGCGAAGCTGGCCAGTACGTGACCGCGGGAACCGTGCTGATGCGGATCGACCCGACGGATTATGAATTGGCGGTGCAACGTTTGGAGCAAAGCCAACAGTCCGAGTACGAGCAAATTCGCGAAGTCGACCAAGAGTTGATCAACTCAAAACGTTTGCTCGAGATCGCTGACGCCGACATCGAACTGCAAAGTCGCGAAGTGAAGCGATTGGAGAAGTTGCCAGAAGACTTCGCCGCTCGGAAGGAACTCGACACGGCTCGGCGAGCGGTGTTGCAAGCCGAGCAACAAAAAGTCACGTATCAAAACCAAATCGATTTGCTGAGAACCCGCCGTTCGCGATTGGAACTGGCCGAGCAGCTGGCCGCGACTCAGCTAAAACAGGCCAAGATTGACCTGCAACGCACCGAGATACGGGCTCCCATCGATGGCGTGGTTGTCAGTGAACAAGCTGAGCTGAATACGTTTGTCGCTCGCGGAAACCCCGTGGTGACGATGGAAGACACGTCCAAAGTCGAAGTCGCGACCTCCTTGCGCATGGACCAGCTTTATTGGGTGCTGAACCAAAAGAAGTTGGAGTCGCCCATCGATGATTTGAATGCACCAGCCAACGGCGCACACCGTGGTTACAAGTTGCCGCCGACCAGTGTTGAGGTGCACTATCAACTGTCCGGACGCGACGATGTTTCTTATGTCTGGGACGGTCAACTGCTGGGCTACGACGGGATTGGCATGGACGAACAAACTCGTACGGTTCCGGTACGCGTTGTCGTGGATCAGCCGCAAGTGTTTGAGGTGCGCCGCAACGATGTGGCGGACGCGGCAGCCGATCCGGCCGTCCAAAACATGGTTGCGGCCGGGCCCACCGCCTTGGTTCGCGGCATGTTCGTGCGATTGCGATTGGAACTGGATCCCGCCGTGCCGTTGGTGATCCTGCCCGCGGAAGCCTTGAAGCCCGGCAATCGTGTTTGGGAATTCATTCCCGACGAAACGGTTCTGGACCAAGCGTCCGAGAAGGTTGCGGCAAAGACCGAAGAGGCTGAGGCTGCGAAACCCGAGGCGGAACCGGCGGCCGAATCCATCGCCAAGGATGGTGAAGAGTCCTCCGAATCAGAGCTTGTGTTCGACGCGAATGCTTGGTCGGCGGGACGCTTGGTGATCCGCCAAGATGTTCGTCCGGTTGATCTGCTGTCAACGTTCGGCGGAACTTCGGATCACTGGATTTGCGAAGTGCCCGATCAATCGATTCACGGTGACAGTTTCGTGGTGGTCTCGCCTTTGGGAAGCATCGAATCGGACACGTTCCCGGTTCGCGCACCGGCCAAAAGCTTGTCGCCTGAATCGGAGTCGGCTGAAGAAACCGCGGCCGCGGAATCCAAGCTGACCAAACGTTGA
- a CDS encoding efflux RND transporter permease subunit has protein sequence MKRVLAWAIENAPGMNVVMLALVIVGAAAFVAMRREVFPEFELEVVMVSVPYPGATPQDAEEAICQKIEEAIRSIDGIKKVTSIAMEGRGYVLAELRSDIKDVQKVMSEIDREVDRIPSFPDLAEDPEIEQITFRDTAIRLGIIGPDDRTRRGELKLREVAESVRDDLLMLPSVTVAELMGTRNYQIDVEIPEATLRSYGLTLERVAAEIRAHNVELPGGQLKSSGQEILLRAKNKGRVGPEIEQIPLITRPDGVVLTVGDLGNVRDEFEDVTAIAEINGEPAMVVNVQRTKSEDLLNLVDDVRGYVASVEPPPGYRYVLWGDTSVDVRDRMALLSRNGIQGLALVFLVLALFLEVRLAFWVALGIPISIMGAGAALAWGDQTLNMLSLFSFLIALGIVVDDAIVIGENIYAHRQMGKSLHDSAVDGATEVLPSVAASITTTVIAFAPMFFVSGVMGKFMAVIPFAVIAMLLVSLWESTFVLPCHLAHSHSGFFRLATIVTYPFRPFMLLLFWCNARASIAMEWFAEKIYVPTLHFCLRNPVLPIAVAFALFIGTIGMIRGGVVTTVLFPKSDNNYLQASVVFPNGTPSTATEAATQRMERALQKVSREIALERAAATREPLESLYPPPEGDYVGPVRFAYREVGSITNTAGPMGGQGSSGSNAGQIFAELHGTEIRDIHSDQLIARWRREVGEIAGVEKITYGSIGTGPAGTPIEFKLLASGEHVDELLAATEVMKEKVATFAGVFDISDDNTPGKWEFQFRVKDKALATGVTPTDLGQTVRNTYFGAEVMRLQRGRHEVKLMVRYPPEERTSLVNFREIRVGGADGMQRPINELAEIELERGFSEINRVDQQRSITISADLDETTANADLIIADLQKQSDEFMQQFPNVSIRWEGQQEQSRESVGSLMVGFAVAILCMFVLLVLQFRSYMQPLLILAIIPFGMIGAVWGHAFLNLPLTLFSMFGLVALAGVVVNDSIVLIDFINSRVRAGDEPVQALLESGRRRFRPIMLTSMTTIAGLIPLLTEKSFQAQLLIPMASSLAFGLMLATALVLLLIPVLYMLYLLTLQSLNIPFVEVEE, from the coding sequence ATGAAACGTGTGCTCGCTTGGGCCATCGAAAACGCACCTGGCATGAACGTCGTGATGTTGGCGTTGGTGATCGTGGGTGCGGCAGCGTTTGTCGCGATGCGTCGCGAGGTCTTCCCCGAGTTTGAACTCGAAGTGGTGATGGTTTCGGTGCCTTATCCCGGAGCCACACCTCAAGATGCGGAAGAGGCCATTTGTCAAAAGATCGAAGAAGCCATCCGGTCGATCGATGGGATCAAGAAGGTCACGTCCATCGCGATGGAAGGTCGAGGTTATGTGCTGGCGGAACTTCGCAGTGACATCAAAGACGTTCAAAAGGTGATGTCGGAAATCGATCGCGAGGTGGATCGCATCCCGAGTTTCCCTGATCTCGCAGAAGACCCCGAGATCGAACAAATCACCTTTCGCGATACCGCCATTCGGTTGGGGATCATCGGGCCGGATGATCGAACTCGCCGCGGCGAATTGAAATTGCGTGAAGTTGCCGAGTCCGTTCGTGATGATCTGCTGATGCTTCCCAGCGTGACCGTGGCGGAATTGATGGGAACGCGAAACTATCAAATCGACGTGGAGATCCCAGAGGCAACACTGCGTTCCTACGGTCTGACTTTGGAACGCGTGGCCGCCGAGATCCGTGCCCACAACGTTGAACTCCCGGGCGGGCAGTTGAAGTCGTCAGGGCAAGAAATTTTGTTGCGAGCAAAAAACAAAGGCCGCGTCGGTCCGGAAATCGAGCAAATTCCGTTGATCACGCGACCGGACGGAGTCGTGCTGACCGTCGGTGACTTGGGCAATGTCCGCGATGAATTCGAGGACGTAACCGCTATCGCGGAAATCAATGGCGAACCTGCCATGGTGGTGAACGTCCAGCGGACCAAGTCGGAGGACTTGCTGAACCTCGTGGATGACGTTCGCGGTTATGTCGCCAGCGTGGAGCCGCCACCCGGATACCGATATGTCCTCTGGGGAGACACCTCGGTCGATGTGCGAGACCGGATGGCACTGCTTTCACGAAACGGGATCCAAGGGTTGGCGTTGGTCTTTTTGGTGCTGGCGTTGTTCTTGGAAGTGCGTTTGGCTTTCTGGGTCGCTCTCGGGATTCCGATATCGATCATGGGTGCGGGGGCCGCGTTGGCTTGGGGCGATCAAACGCTCAACATGCTTTCGTTGTTTTCGTTTTTGATTGCGCTCGGAATCGTCGTCGATGATGCGATCGTGATTGGGGAAAACATCTACGCACACCGGCAAATGGGCAAATCGCTGCATGATTCGGCGGTCGACGGGGCAACCGAGGTCTTGCCCAGTGTCGCTGCGTCCATCACGACCACGGTCATCGCGTTCGCTCCGATGTTTTTCGTTTCGGGCGTGATGGGGAAATTCATGGCGGTGATCCCGTTCGCCGTGATCGCCATGTTGCTGGTGTCCTTGTGGGAGAGCACGTTTGTGTTGCCGTGCCACTTGGCTCACAGTCATTCAGGGTTCTTCCGTTTGGCGACGATCGTTACCTACCCGTTTCGTCCGTTCATGCTGCTGTTGTTTTGGTGCAACGCACGAGCCAGCATCGCGATGGAATGGTTCGCCGAGAAGATTTATGTTCCGACGCTGCACTTTTGCTTGCGGAACCCGGTTCTGCCCATCGCGGTCGCGTTTGCCTTGTTCATTGGCACCATCGGAATGATTCGTGGCGGTGTGGTGACGACGGTGTTGTTTCCGAAATCCGACAACAACTATCTGCAAGCCTCGGTGGTCTTCCCCAACGGAACGCCATCGACCGCCACGGAAGCCGCGACTCAGCGGATGGAACGCGCTCTGCAAAAAGTGAGTCGCGAGATCGCACTGGAACGAGCCGCCGCAACTCGGGAACCACTGGAGTCCCTTTATCCGCCGCCGGAAGGTGACTATGTGGGCCCCGTCCGATTCGCCTATCGAGAGGTTGGATCGATCACGAACACCGCCGGACCGATGGGTGGGCAAGGATCCAGCGGCAGCAACGCGGGCCAGATCTTTGCAGAACTTCATGGCACCGAAATTCGCGACATTCACAGCGACCAACTGATCGCTCGTTGGCGTCGGGAGGTGGGCGAGATCGCTGGCGTCGAGAAGATCACCTACGGCAGCATCGGTACGGGACCAGCCGGCACGCCGATTGAATTCAAATTGCTGGCGTCGGGGGAACACGTCGATGAATTGCTCGCAGCGACCGAGGTGATGAAAGAAAAGGTGGCGACGTTCGCGGGTGTGTTTGACATCAGCGACGACAACACTCCCGGCAAATGGGAGTTTCAATTCCGAGTCAAAGACAAAGCGCTCGCTACCGGCGTCACGCCGACGGATTTGGGGCAAACCGTTCGCAACACTTACTTCGGCGCGGAAGTCATGCGTCTTCAACGCGGGCGTCACGAAGTGAAGTTGATGGTGCGATATCCGCCAGAGGAACGGACATCACTCGTGAATTTTCGCGAGATCCGAGTGGGAGGTGCCGACGGAATGCAGCGTCCCATCAATGAGTTGGCTGAGATTGAACTGGAGCGGGGGTTTTCCGAGATCAACCGAGTCGACCAACAACGAAGCATCACCATCTCGGCTGACCTGGACGAGACTACTGCCAATGCGGACTTAATCATTGCCGACTTGCAAAAGCAATCGGATGAATTCATGCAGCAGTTCCCGAATGTTTCGATCCGTTGGGAAGGACAACAAGAGCAAAGCCGCGAGTCGGTCGGCAGTCTGATGGTTGGATTCGCCGTCGCCATCTTGTGCATGTTTGTCCTGTTAGTGCTTCAGTTTCGTTCGTACATGCAACCGTTGTTGATCCTGGCGATCATCCCGTTCGGCATGATTGGTGCCGTCTGGGGACACGCATTTTTGAATCTGCCATTGACGTTGTTCAGCATGTTTGGATTGGTGGCATTGGCTGGAGTCGTGGTCAATGACTCGATCGTGCTGATCGATTTCATCAATTCACGCGTGCGTGCTGGTGACGAACCGGTGCAAGCCTTGTTGGAATCGGGCCGGCGTCGTTTCCGACCGATCATGTTGACCAGCATGACAACGATTGCCGGCTTGATCCCGCTGCTGACCGAGAAGTCGTTTCAGGCACAATTGCTGATTCCCATGGCCAGCAGTTTGGCATTCGGATTGATGCTCGCAACAGCATTGGTGTTGTTGTTGATACCGGTGCTTTACATGCTGTACTTGCTGACGCTGCAGTCGCTGAACATCCCCTTCGTCGAAGTCGAGGAGTGA